GCACCCAGGTGATGTAAGGCAATGACACCCGAAGGGGCCACATACAGACTCGATAGGCGACACTTAGTACAGGTTTCAGAAACTGTAACTGAATCACAAACACTTGCACGGCCAGTTCAAACTACACCATAGCCAATCCCCCCAGAGACGGTCAACATGACAggtgaaataaaattaattttcccTGGAAGGGTGATTAAACCACCAAAAAGTTTAACGGAAGAGATGCAACATTCACTGAGACTACAGTAAACACAAGAGTGTGGAATTTCTGTTTATGTATAATGTCAGTTTTGTTTAAATTGTTTTGCAGGGTTTGACCAAATGCGACTGTAACTTCTTACTAATGTACAGGACATCCTGTTTTTACATTTGGACCGTATAAGAGTTAAATGTCTTGTTACCCTAATAAAAGGAACTGTAATACTGATAAGGGGAATGTGTTATATGGGAATGTTTATGTGTGACAGTATCCTAATATCAGgcagggccgtgcagagacgtttaaaggggcgggtgctcaaagttaaaaaagataagaacataagaacaggctgaataacaacaactcacattcatgacgaatctaatatggaattatgtggatatccatattagatcgtttttagtgaaataaaaaccctccagaaaagaagggaaaagtcctgtaacttactttaaaacaaaacatgttccctaaaatggtggacagagctacagacccccttgtaacacccttacccagttagctagcagttaatgaccaccactacttgtgcagttcataaaaggacaggtaatgtttgtcgcgctgttgcacaaacagcacgctcatttatttcaattcatttgttgttatagactatagtgtgcgctgtacaccctatttactgttttgttgcagtctgcaccttccaattaatttgcctgcttctcctccagctccgcaccacccagcctgcagaaaatgcgcgtgcactttgcgagctcgtacccggctcgtaacgagcgtgctctgccctcaagggcgagcattggttaatggcagtcatgtgactgatgcaagccagatccttttatttagcaaaattgagattaatagttacattttattgttgaggggcaaagacagggctccatacacacatacacattaaaaaaacaacaacaacaacaacaacaacaacaaaaaaaaacccaagaaaagggcacttgaggcatcctggaggaaaggggcgggtgctcaagcaccctccgcccccccctctGCACGTGCCTGATATCAGGTGTATTCCTAGGACTGACGATCGGTATGCGTGTTTATTCCTGATCAACAATGTAATTAACAGTTCCTGTTAAAAGAACTCATCTGAGTTATCATTAGTTTGCTTTATTTAATGTCACAGAAGGCACAACACATAGTGCTGAGGTTCATTGGTAGGATAACTTGAAAGATCATTTCTTCCAAGATTAAACTTCATTGCATCATTAGCTCCCTGTTGCTCAATGCTTTGATGACACCTAAGATATTTTCATCTCAGAAACATAATTCACTAATGTTTAGTGGTCATTTCAGCTCTGGAAATGTTAGCATACCAAGCTGAGCCCAGCCACATTCCACTGGTTCCTCCTTTTTACCAATTGTTGCAAAATATTATCCCTCAGGTTCCAGTTCTTGGATAAACTCCAGCCTGTTGTCACCTCTGCATCCCCCTCCAGTGTGATGAGCAAGGAGATCCAGGAGAAGAGACTGAAGGGGTGACTTTTATTTAGGAAAAGTCGTCTGTGGAAGTGAGGGCTGCAGAGCCGCTGACAGATGGGGTGCTTCACTGCATTGAAGGCTCCAGATAGATCCTGCAGGACCACCGAGATGCAGCTCTTGCAGTTTGCAGAAGTTGCACTGCACTGAGAAACCAGAAAGGTATTCTGTGTGAGAATGTCAGAAAATGGATTTTGGTCAGCACAATTGAAAAATTAGAGGAGAGAGGCTGGCTTGTAGTTTTACTAAAGGTCATAAAAATATATGGCTTCGTTTTGGAATTGAActaacccccccagaaacccccagCACTCCGCGGTCTGGGGGAGCCTGTCACATTTTGTACAGTTATatcatttgcatttattaaattttaaatttgtTGTTATTATGTTAATATGTAATTATTTGGTGAATGTTCTGTTGTGCTATATATCCTCAGACCTGCTGCAGAATAATTTATATCTCTGAAGCAATCATTTGTATCTCTGACACTATAAAACTTACACAATATCTCACAATATGCATTTAAATTTCCTAGTGGAGGAGTTGACTGAAGAAGACAGTAACTGAAAGAACACATGATTAAATTAACAAATAATGGCTGTATAACCTTCATTTGTATCCATATTGCATTTAAACAGTTTGTTTATACAGTGTATAGCTGTTTGTTATAAATGTTTCTCTTCATTCATGATTCACAGTAAAATCTTTTTCAGTTTGTCTCCATAGAAACAATGTAAAGCGCTGATGGAGGAAGGCTGATGGGgcgtgcatgggggggggggcagactgggaGGATTTAAAAGAGCCAGTGTAGCCCTGCTGTAAGCTCAGACACTCCGCCGCTCACTTTGGGTGAGCATCTGTCTGGAACAGGAAGCGATACCCAACTATCCCTccattttgtttgatttgccTGTTTTGATGGTGACTTTGAATTTTTCTGCAGAGACAGACGTGTTGGATTTAAAAGGTTACTTAGCAGAAAAGACCATGGAGAACAAGACGAGTCCAACGACACACTCATACTCAGGGCCGCCACTTGCTGCCATCTTCTTGGTCATCTTCATCCTGGGGTTATTCGGTAACGGACtggtcatcatcatcatctcaaAGTTTAAATCCAAGCAGGGAGGTGCTAACAGTTACATCAGACACCTGGCCTCGGCAGACTTGCTGTTCATGCTGACGTTGCCACTGTGGGCAACAGAAGCTTTTCTTCATGACCACTGGCCATTTGGATGGTTCCTCTGTAAGGTCAGCAGCTCCATAGTACAACTCAGTATGTATGCCAGCATCTTTCTCCTCACCTACATGAGCTTTGACCGCTACTTTGCCATCGTGCGGCGAGTACCCAGCAGCCAGCGGTACTCACAGAAGACCATGCTGGTCTCGCTGGGGTCCATCTGGCTTTTGTCCTTCCTCCTGACTACACCCACAGCACTCTTCTGCACCACAGAGACTACGCCTGAGAACCATACATACTGTAACATGAACTTTAGCCTTGTGGTGTCAGCACCAGAGAAGGAGATTGGCTGGAATGTTGGACTCAACATCTTACGCACAGTGGTGGGATTCCTGGTACCTTGTCTATCCATGAGTATCTGCTACTGTTTCATCGGCCGAGCCTTAAATCACCACTTCAGTGCTGTGCACCAGGAGGAGCAGCGGCGTCGGCGGCTGCTGAAGACCATCAGCATACTGGTGGTGGTCTTCTCCCTCTGCTGGGCACCTTTCCATGTGGCAACCACAATTTACTCCCTAATCCGTCTGCACCTGATGTCCACCAAAACCAACATCCTGGTTCAGCTGGCCTTCCCCTATACCATCTGCCTGGCTTTTGCCAACAGCTGCCTCAATCCCTTCCTCTATGCCTTCTTTGACCTGCAATTCCGCACCCACTGCCTGCAACTTCTCCACCTGAGGAAGGGTACTACAGATCCTGCAAAGATTCACAGCTCCCAGACCCAGAGCTCTGAACAATGTACTGTGGCTACCACAGTGTGAAGTGACAGGGACAAACCGATGTGAAACACATAAGTGGTCAATGTGAACTGCTACTGTCCTCTAAGAGACTGATCTTATTTCCACTGGAACCACATCTCTCTCCGAAAGGAAGAACCAAGTGACTATAGTATTAGGGGGTTATGAAATACTTGCCCAGGTGAATCACAGTAGTAAATGCAAGTGTTATTGTAACCTTTAATTCCAACTGAAATTGGATTTGAATTGTAAGTAGAGTGCAATTTACAATTGATGGAAACGTAAAGTTTAACTCATACGTAAAGTCATTGGTGGAAGAAAGTAGTTCTATTCATAAACATGAATTTACCTTGTTTTAGGTCCGAACCTGTAAACCAAGCGTGTAGTAACCATGGTATAAGTGGCATAATACACGAAAATCTGTGCATTATATGTACGCTTTAAAATGCACTTTGCGGATGCAGCCACCCGCCACAGTGTTGGATAACGCACGGGTAGGTGAAGGCTGCTTTGAGCTTGTGGTTTGGTTCACCTGGGTGAAGGATTTGTGCTTTATTGAATAGATTACCACAAATAAACAACTGACTTAAATAAATGCATCTTGTAATGCCCTGGACAGGTTTGCTGGTATAgtatcccagacagcacagggacaCGAAGCTGAGCTACGCATTACTGGATGCTATTATCTCTCAGGGCACTAGGGATGGTTAAGATTCACTGATTTGCATCTGTGCATCGGTGCACCGGCATAAAATTGCAcgatgtgattggctgattaatGAAGTGTGCACCGGATACAATTCCGGATGAACTTGGGATTATAGGCAGActttgatgaaaaaaaaacgcttTTTGCTTACGTTACATGTTAACGCACGTATCCACACGCAACATATTATTTTGTATATACCTTTAGGCAGTACTTCATTTGTGCCGGAGTTTGCTGGAACTTGCCCTGGGACCACTAGCTCAGAGCAATCTGCGCTCCGCTACTACAAATGCTGCACCCAGTGTAAtttaacttaaaattaatattaaacactggaataaatgcaaattgaacttaataaatgtatatttcagAAGTAGTTTGTGTTGTATGGTTTTTTGACATTTCTGACACAAATTTATTAATAGGTCTATATAATGCTGTAAAAATGGATCTCTGGGCCATGACGCAGACTGAGATAGTTCCCGGTTCATCCACAAGGTGGCGTTTAATGCACCCATACCATTGCACAATTATATTACAATACATGTGACTACGAAGAATTATTTACAAAGTTGACTCCAGTCCAACCTGCTGCGCTGCCCAACGGTACCCCCAGGGCTACATTGCCCCCGTCTCAGGGGGTCACCCATCTCGGTACCGCCGCAAAATCCGAGGACTCCCGGCAGTCCTCTCCGGCCATGGTACTCTGGTACTCTGGTACTCTGGCTGGTACGGAGCCAGGTGGTCGCAGTGCAGCACGACAGTCCTGCGTCGCTCTGGCAACCTTACCCAATTACACCAATTTGGGGATCTGTTACAGGACCTCCCCAGAGCCCCTCCAGTGGCTGTCGAGGTTGGGTGACTGCCCCTTCTACCTGATAGGGCAGTACAGCCAAACAGGGTCCCCGGGCTGGAAGGCCTGTCCCCAGCAGCAGAAGTCATGCGCCCTCTGCTGTCCGCCAGTGGCTGCGCCCTGATGATTCCTGGCCAGATCATGCACATGTGCTCATGTGCTCCTGCAGCTGGTGCAGGTAGTGCAGTGTCTGTTTCTGGCAGCTCCGGCTCAGGGGGCGAGCTGAATACCAGCTCCACTGGGGACTGCAGCTCGTGGCCAAACATAAATGCAGTGGGGGTGTGGCCAGTGCTTTCCTGCACTGCTGTGCGATACGCCCACAGGACCAGGGGAAGGTGTGCATCCCAGGCATGCTGGTGCTCATTTACAAGCATTTGCCAGTGTTGCAGCTGGGTTTGCTGAAACCGCTCCTCCAGCCCATCAGGGGCCCCAAactaggactggacgatatggcaaaaatttatatcacgatatatttcttaattttggtcgatacgatataattccgatatcgatatggacaatattaaaaagcttcaggaaaaaactgccgaggacacacacaatggatgtctgcaaactgaatttgcaaagtctataatacctccaggctcctcctattaaaattatataatttttttaaaaataaaaacagtacaaaaaaaaacaaggttcactttttatttgtatttagcctttacaaacaagaaatgtgaaataaactatcaaataaataaaactctcagactcagcttattaacaataatatatttccatttaaactaaaacaggctgattattcatatactgtatattatatgatacagtatatatgtatatcgaaatatcggaaatgtgtttaaaaatcgtatcaccgttattgaaaaaaattatatcgcgatatatattgatatcgaattattgtccagccctaaccccaaacctGCAAAAAAAGCTCCTTGAGCAGCTTAGCCACTGTGGTGGTGGCGCTCTAGTCGGGAACTGCATATGTCTGGAGTCGCTTCGTGAAGTAGTGCATGGCGGTTTCTGGCCTCAGTGTGGAGGATCAGGACGTCCACCCCCACCTGCTCCATGGGGACACCCACCAAGTACGGCTGCAGGGGAGGTTTCGAACTGCCAGCTCACGCTCTGCAGTGCTGTGCACACATCACCACATTACATGAATAGCTGTGTCCTGTCGGCAACTGGGCCAGTAGAATCGATGCCGCAGCTTCCCTTAGCATGTTTTTCTCCTTGAAGTACCCAGCCCTGACAGCCCTGTATACTGACCTTAACACAGTGGGGCGCAAACTCCATGGGAACAACAGCTGCAGTAGCTCCCATGTGCCGTGCGGTGATGACCAGCACTGATATTCagataacattctgagggattgccaacatggatttaggagaagTAGATCCTGATTAACTAATttacttaagttcttttcaggaagctacaagagaaattgatcacaaaaaggcctacgatgtggtctacttagatttccagaaggcctttgatgtcgtcccccacaaatggctcttgcttaagATCAGAGCTGCAGGggttttaggaactgtggcagcttggatcgaaaactggttaactgacaggaagcagcaggtagttattagaggcgcaatgtcacagtggacctgtgttcatagtggggtaccgcagggttcaattttaggaccactattgttcctattttacattaatgatattgacaccaatacatatagaaaactggttaaatttgcagacgacaccaaggtgggtggtgtagcagatactgatctagcagcagagaggctacaacgggatcttgattttattagcgactgggctgatacctggcatatgaaatttaacacagataaatgtaaggtaatccatgcaggaagcagaaatataaagtacagatattttatgggttccactgaaataaaggtagctgattatgagaaagacctcggtgtgtatgttgatgcttctatgtcccactcttgccagtgtggggaagcaataaaaaaaggccaatagaatgttgggttacatgTTCCTTTTATCaacagtctgtgcttttctcacgAGGAGGCTGGGGAGGAGTCAACAAAATACTACTTAAAGTTCATTCCTTAATTCTGGAATAACGAAGGGTTTCTGGAAACGTGCATAGACCTTACTCGTTCTTTGCTTATGTTGTTATCTTGTTCATTATTCACTAAGATTGATCACCTTCTGGAAAGTCACACCAGGTTGAATAATTGGTATCCTCTTTGGGCGGCAGTTGGTGGGCAGGAATGGGTCTGGTGGTTGGTGTTGGCAATCAGAGGGCTTAGGCAATATTCAGAGTGGCTGGACAGAACAGGGTTCGGGTGAGATGCGTCATCAGTTGTCGGGCTAGGCAGAATTCGAGGTCTGAAGGGCAAAAGAAATCAGAAAAACAaggaggcaggcaggcaggacaggaaaaACCACAAACATAACGCTTGAGCTCTAGGAAGACGTGCCTGCCGGTATCCCGGGGCGCTTCGCTGATGGTGCCAGTCTTGCAACTCAGGATTCCCTGAGGGTGAAGTCGAAGAGACGCGGAAACTCAGTGTGATGTCATCGGGGCTTCCTCAGACCACTCTGTGGCCGGtctataatataaaaaaaagctACAGGTCTGACTGCATACCCTGTATGTAATAGATAAAGCACTTGAATCCTACTTTCAATATCTCCTTGTACCTTCAAAAGTGTACTTGCTTTTTTGACTTAAGTTCATGGGAGGATCAGCACCTAGGTCAATTGCAGCACACCCTCAGAAAACAAGGGTAAAATTGTCTACCTTTGTTTGTCACTCAGGCAGTACCCATGCAGTTGTACCTTTTacggtacagaaatggactctgattaacatcccaa
This is a stretch of genomic DNA from Paramormyrops kingsleyae isolate MSU_618 chromosome 7, PKINGS_0.4, whole genome shotgun sequence. It encodes these proteins:
- the LOC111838538 gene encoding apelin receptor A-like, which encodes MENKTSPTTHSYSGPPLAAIFLVIFILGLFGNGLVIIIISKFKSKQGGANSYIRHLASADLLFMLTLPLWATEAFLHDHWPFGWFLCKVSSSIVQLSMYASIFLLTYMSFDRYFAIVRRVPSSQRYSQKTMLVSLGSIWLLSFLLTTPTALFCTTETTPENHTYCNMNFSLVVSAPEKEIGWNVGLNILRTVVGFLVPCLSMSICYCFIGRALNHHFSAVHQEEQRRRRLLKTISILVVVFSLCWAPFHVATTIYSLIRLHLMSTKTNILVQLAFPYTICLAFANSCLNPFLYAFFDLQFRTHCLQLLHLRKGTTDPAKIHSSQTQSSEQCTVATTV